One stretch of Gemmatimonadota bacterium DNA includes these proteins:
- a CDS encoding phytanoyl-CoA dioxygenase family protein — protein MSTVTEQHIQQYREEGYCHVEGLIPTELMANAWSRVREIVDHPPDWKKGRFQVLNPEIYRATSGEPVPKGIQRPGLEEQVFATVAEHGNMANAMARVLGGDVELFTDQIGVKHGWIDTEQGGCSYFHQDSWYWKIDPELGCNCWIPMQEVGKNAIALSVMPRSHIGWELVPHESYYDDPPMFRKTSVNGDETHEPFKRHRIPLDQIDYSDEVLVKMKPGDGLFFTNYTWHRSEPNRTGNSMAFYAIAYQLKDPV, from the coding sequence ATGAGCACAGTCACCGAACAACATATCCAACAGTATCGAGAAGAAGGATACTGCCATGTGGAAGGCTTAATCCCCACCGAACTCATGGCAAACGCCTGGTCGCGAGTAAGGGAAATAGTAGATCATCCGCCAGATTGGAAAAAGGGCAGATTTCAAGTTCTCAATCCCGAAATATATCGCGCTACTTCAGGGGAGCCAGTACCCAAGGGCATCCAACGTCCGGGCCTGGAAGAACAGGTATTTGCCACGGTCGCAGAACACGGCAATATGGCAAATGCAATGGCGAGAGTTTTGGGCGGCGATGTAGAACTCTTCACAGATCAGATAGGGGTTAAACACGGATGGATTGACACTGAGCAAGGTGGATGCAGTTATTTTCATCAGGATTCGTGGTACTGGAAAATCGATCCCGAATTGGGTTGCAACTGCTGGATCCCGATGCAAGAAGTGGGAAAAAATGCCATCGCATTATCGGTCATGCCGCGCAGCCATATCGGCTGGGAACTCGTACCACACGAATCTTATTACGACGACCCGCCGATGTTCAGAAAAACCAGTGTGAATGGCGACGAAACCCATGAACCTTTTAAGCGCCACCGCATCCCCCTGGATCAGATCGATTACTCCGATGAAGTCCTGGTCAAAATGAAACCGGGCGATGGCCTCTTCTTCACAAATTACACCTGGCATCGCAGCGAGCCAAATCGCACGGGTAACTCAATGGCATTTTACGCGATTGCATATCAGTTGAAAGACCCTGTATAA
- a CDS encoding phytanoyl-CoA dioxygenase family protein, protein MNTDLNRIRRDGWTVIEGVIPENEVDAIRDHVWHSTGIHGRAKAAKDGIGHVPGFIRYDQSLAPYLADARLMAILEALLGTFVKVSYVSATINRQDNPRGKWHADWPFNQINASHVLAPYPDAVMHITTLWMLSPFTHENGGTLIVPGSHRWSNNPTGNIDVDPLEPYSTEMNATGPAGSVLVLDSRIWHATAPNQSQEDRVSVVVRYAPWWLNTRVLMPGSEERKMMVDETGLTDNDQEPVPRQVYEELPENAKPLFRHWISD, encoded by the coding sequence ATGAATACCGATCTAAACCGAATCCGCAGAGATGGCTGGACCGTAATAGAAGGCGTAATCCCCGAAAATGAGGTAGATGCCATACGCGACCACGTATGGCATTCGACCGGGATACACGGCAGAGCAAAGGCCGCAAAAGACGGCATCGGACACGTGCCGGGATTTATACGCTATGACCAGTCCCTTGCGCCCTATCTCGCAGACGCAAGATTGATGGCTATCCTCGAAGCACTTTTGGGTACCTTTGTCAAAGTGTCTTATGTCTCAGCAACCATCAACCGCCAGGACAATCCGCGGGGCAAGTGGCATGCAGACTGGCCGTTTAATCAGATCAACGCCTCACATGTGCTTGCACCTTATCCAGATGCGGTAATGCATATCACAACCTTGTGGATGTTATCTCCCTTTACCCATGAGAATGGCGGCACATTGATCGTGCCGGGCAGCCACCGATGGTCAAATAATCCAACTGGAAATATAGATGTGGATCCGCTCGAACCTTATTCAACCGAGATGAATGCAACGGGTCCGGCGGGAAGCGTCCTCGTGCTGGACAGTCGGATATGGCACGCAACCGCACCCAATCAATCGCAAGAGGACCGGGTATCCGTTGTCGTTCGCTATGCCCCGTGGTGGTTGAACACGCGCGTGTTGATGCCGGGGTCTGAAGAGCGCAAAATGATGGTGGATGAAACCGGCTTGACCGATAACGACCAGGAACCAGTACCCCGCCAGGTTTACGAGGAATTGCCAGAAAACGCAAAACCCCTGTTCCGACACTGGATAAGCGATTAA